From Listeria innocua:
ATGTTTGACAACGAAGCGATGTATCAATATAGCAGCGTGATCGATGCGGTCGTGCATGAAGGAATCACTGCTTTTCGGAAAAAGGGAAGTAAAGGCGTTTTGGCTATTCGAGATCACTATGCAGCTGTCGAAGCAGCAAGCGAAAATCGTAAAGGCGTGCAATTTGTCGTTCGCGATAAAGGTCATCTGCAGATGGAGCATGGCGTCAAAGGGTTTATTGTTACGAGCCAAGAAGCGCTGCTGACAGAAGCAGATAAAATCACGCATTGGACACCAAACGTTTTTAGATGGGGAACATATACGGACGATAAACGGCAATACATAAAAGGTTTTGACGAACAAAACTTGCAACAAATCAATACATTCGTGGTCGATGTCGATACACAACAAGTCGATGTTGCGAAGATGCTGACGGCATCGATGAAAGTGCTGGATCAAACGCCGACTTTTATTTTACATACTACAGCTGGTTTTCAACTGTACTTTGTCCTAGATGCACCAACGTTTATCAGCAATGCCAACCAGTTTAAAGGGTTACGCGTGGCGAAACGTATTGCTAAAAACATCAAACATGCGTTTGCGAACGAACTGCCAAACGTCGATTGCGGATGCAATGATTTTGGTTTCTTCCGAGCTCCAAATACTAAAAATGTTGCCTTCTTAAATCTGGAGAGTAAATTTCAATTTCAGGAATTGATGAACTGGTCTAAGGAATATACGGCTAAAAATAATCGCCCAGGTCTGCAACTTGTGTCGAAGCAAGCAGCAACTTTTGATGCGACGCAGCAACCTTGGTTCGATAAAATCGTGCATTTGACGAATGTCCAGGGGCGCAAAGGGCAACTTGGCCGGAACAATGTTATGTTTACACTGGCACTTGCTTGTTATAGCTCCGGCAGATCCAAACAAGAGGCTTTAGATCTGCTTGATCAATTTAATAGTCGCCTGCAGGCTGAACTGAAAAATTATAAAGAGATCGAAAAAGTCGTACATAGCGCTTATTCCAAAAGATATAAAGGTGCGAATCTGGAGTATATTGAATCGATCTTGGAAACGTACGATTCAGGAAGCGAAATGGAGCATTCTACGCCATTTATCTTTGCGAAGCCAGGGAATAGTGTGTTTCGGAAGCATAAAAAAGCGCGAGAAGTGCGAGAATATTCACATTTTGCAGAGTGGGAAAGTGATTTGGAAAGCTACCTAGAAAAACAGATCACAGCTGGAAAACTTTACTTAGAAAAGTCGCAGCGCGAGTTGGCTGAAGAAACAAAAATACCATACGCATCCTTGAAAAAAGTCCTGAAGCAATCGAGCAAAATTATTAGCAAAGTACAAGGCAAAGGTCGATACGCGAAAACGTTGCTGACCACGATCGCGATTGTGACCGAACAAGCGATCCGTCATGCACTCGATCAAAAAAAAGTGAAGCAAGAAAAATACCGTGCATTTGTTGAAACGTTTGCGTCAGCAGTGGAATATGTGAAGGGAAAAGTCTACTCAACCAGCAACGCAGAGAGCCTTTTTGTGCGTTCCAACGTCAGAGGGGATAGAACTGCCCAATTAGTGTTAGAACAAATCAATAAAGTGTACCAGACAAGTCCTAGCAACGATTTAGAGCGATCGCGAAGTAGTTAACTTTTAATGAGCTCAATTGCCAAGTACTTATTTCTAGTTACTAGTTTGCTCTCGACCCCCTGGTTAAATTAATTTACTGATGTGAGGATGGTTTTTAAACATGAATCGAGCAGAGAAAAAGCAAAAACAACAGCTGTTACTCCAGCTGTCAGATTGTTATGAAAAGCATGATGCGTTACATGTGAAACATGAGGCTGGTACTTATTTACAATGTGCTACGTGTATGAGAATTATAGAGGTGACAGCTGCGATCAAACGGTTATAAGAACCACCAGTGGTAAAAAAAACGGAGAAAAAACAGCTAAAGGGTAGTCATCAGGCCGAACCGGATGCGGTGAAGTTTGAACGTATGGAAGATTGGTTTCAAGGTTTTACGGTGGATCAGTACGTGCATTTAAAAGATTCGGGAATGAAAGATAGCGATCTTGTAGATTTGTTAGATATTCCAGTTGCTATTTTAAGACATTGGAAGATGTTACATGGTTTAGCGAGTTATCCAGCAAGTATTTTTGAGGTAACGACTAAAGAGCAAGGGAAGTATTATTATAAGGCGCTCAAGCAGAGGGATTTGCGGCATCTTTTAAGACAAGCAGGAATCCAAGCACGTTCGATCACTGAAATTCCTGGCGATGAATGGGAATCATTTTATGTGTCACTGGATGGAGCTGATAGCTATACAACGCTGGGGTTATTGGAGCAGGAAGTAGTCCTTGGGTTATTAGCGCATTTAGAACCGGTTTTAGAAACACAAGCTGCGGAAGTTTGTGTCCCAGTTGGGACATATAAGGTTATTCGGTATGGTGGCAATAATGGGGGACAGATCGTGAATTTTGTTCAGCCTCATCGAGCTCAAAAAGTGAAGAAAGGCAAACCTGTGCAATTATTGGTCAAGGGGCGTGTACAAACAGCGATCAAGCCAGGTATGTATGTTGTCAAAAATAGCTTGAAAGAAGTGATGTGTTATACATCTAAGGAATTTTTTATGCTGTTTGACTTGTTGCAGGATACGAAGTACCGCCCGAATGGATAGATGTCAATAAAGTAGACAGAAAAAAGGAATATTTTATGAAGAATCATTTAGAAAAGCAAGTTCTTTTAAATTAGGTGATAAGAAGTTGTTTGCAGAATGTGGTCTTTTTGAATTATAGAATCCTTCAATATACTCAAAACAAGCTAATTTTACTTCTTCCAAAGAGGAAAAATTTCGACGATTAAGTTCTTCTTTCTTCATGTATTTAAAGAAAGATTCTGTGACGGCATTATCCCACGGGTAAGCAAGTTTAGAATAGGAAGGGATAAGGTTGTATTTTTCTTGGACCTGCCGTAATTCTTGAGACAAATATTGGGAACCACGATCAGAGTGAAAAATAACCGACTGCACAGGATTTCTAGAATGAACGGCTCGCTCTACCGTATCACAAACTAATTTTGCAGTCATAGAGGCATAGACATTCCAAGCAATCACTTTTCGAGAGAAGATGTCAAGAATTACACAAAGATAAACAAATCCTTTTTTTACAGGAATATACGAAATGTCGCTGACCCAAATACGATTGGGTTGCTTGGAATGAAATTGCTGTTTCAACAGATTTGGACAAGTAGAAGAAACCGTCGGTTTTTGATAACGGAATCTTGGTTTTACGGTAGACATTTTAGGAAGATCCATGGTTTTCTGTCAAGGGCCATATTAAAATGTTGGTTTTAGGCCACTGAAAATGTAAGTGAAAATCGTTTAAACGTTTTTACGATTTCACCTCTTTGTTTTCGCTATAACTCTTCATTCTATAAGAGGGCCCCGTAATTTGGATCAATTTAGAGTGATGGACCAACCGGTCCAGTAGCGCGTTGGTAAGCTTCTTGTTTCCAAATATTTCGGACCACTGGGATAGTGGGATATTGGTTGTAACAATCGTAGATTTTCTTTCATACCGCATATTAATCAGCTGAAAAAGTAAGTTGGAACCTTCTTTGGAGAAAGGTAAATAGCCGACTTCGTCGATAATCAACACCGAATAACCCGAATATTTTTTTAGCATCGTTTCGCTAGTTCCGCGCTTGTGAGCGCGGATCAAACGATTCACTAATTCAGTGCTCGTAATGAACAAACAACTTAAACCACGATCGATACATTCTAATCCAATTGAAACGGCTAAATGGGTCTTTCCAACACCACTATTTCCAATAAAGAGAATATTGTCATATGTGTCTAAAAAGCGTAATGTTAATAAATCCTGCATTTCCTTCTTTTTTATCCTTGGTTGAAAATCAAAATTGAAATCATGGAGTCGTTTGTGGTAGGGGAACATTGCACGCTTTAATACCTTTTTTTGACTTTCTTTTTTACGATAACTAATTTCTTATTGGGTGAGCTCGAATAAAGAGTCTACAAGCGATTTATCACTTTTGGCAACCTCATCTAAATGGGCAGGTAGATTTTCTTTCATGCAAGATAAATTCAATTCGTTTAGTTGATTTAACAATTGATGGTAATGGGACATCATTTCCTCCTTATAGATCGTCATATGCATGTAAATTATCATCGACAAATCGCTCTAATTCTTCATCTTCTAAATATTTAAATACATCGGAACGCAAAATTTCAAGCGAGTCTTCGCGTTGATAATTAAGCGCTTTTTCACTTATAGGATGGGTTCGAATACATTTATCCCCATACCAAACAAATAGATTGTCCCTACGAATATCTAACGTCACTTCTTTCCCAATATATTTAACAGGAACAGAATATTTAGCATTTTGATATTGAACCATGGACTCCATCGATACCTTTCTCAGTAGACGTTTATTTCTAGAAACATAGCTGAGCAATTCTAAACGATGGATGGGAGCTAGTATGGGAAGCTCTTCCTTTAGTAAAACCCTCGGTTTGTTGTGGATGGCTTGTGAGACGGAGCCATTCAGATCTTGCATCAATTCATATATGATCTGTTTTAACTCTTGTACATCTGTAAATTCATAATTAAAGACCATTAAACGCTCAACTGTTCGGGCTAATGCTTCCACTTTCCCTTTTGTTTGGGGTCTAAAAGGACGACAAGCAATCGGATGGAATCCAGCATCTTTCGCAAATTGCCGGAATTTTTCATTGAAAACAGTTTGTGTGAATTGACTCTTACTACGGTCGACAACGGTTTTCATATTGTCAAACCAAATTTCTTGAGGAATACCGTTTCCGCAATATTCAAAGGCATTGACTAAACACTGAAAAACCGTCGGTTGTGTTCGATCAAAAGTGAGCTCTAAGTACTTCATTCTTGAGTAACCAAGAATATAGAGAAAAATATTGAAATAAAACACTTCACCGTCTCGGCTAACCATTTTAACGTTTTCTTTCCAATCTACTTGAGCAGAAAGACCGGGTGTGGTCTCAATGCGAATCGTTGCTTTTTGTACTTTTTCTTCCCGGTATTTACGACAATAACGTTTAATCGTTGTATAACTCCCTTTATAACCTTTTTTACCTAAGAAATAAAAGATAGAAGCTGCCGAACAATTTAATTCTAATTTATCACGAATAATTTCTTCAAAACCATGAAGCAAAGGAGGGACCGAAGGTTTTCTCTCTCTAAGCTTATCTAAATCCCCCTTCAATCCAGCTTCATAATAGCGTTTAACCGTTCGATAATCACAATTATATTGTTTGGCAAGGGCTGCGAAATTAGGATGAATTTCATTCATAATGTGTCGTAACACTCCTTCTAAGACATCTTTTCTCATGATTCACTCTCCTTGGATAGTTTCATGAAAAAGAATATCAGATTTGTCATGTACCTACATTTTTGATGGCCCTTTTCCTACATTTTAATATGGCCCTTTACAATATGATCATACAAAACGGGTTGAAGAAAGTGAATTACGTCCAGGAGATCTTGTCTTTTACACAAAGACCTATAATGCAGGAAGGCCAGTAACACATGTTGCTTTTTACTTGGGAGATGGCAATGTTTTTCAAGCAAGTGGAAACAAAATTAATTACAGTTCGATAAATAATAGCTACTGGAGAGCGCATTTATATGGGTTTGGTAGAGTGGCAGAATTTAATTGAAAAGGAGTTTATTAAATGACAACAAGTAAGAGAATGTTAACCATATTTATCTTAACTATTTTACTTTTATCGATTATTTCATTTTGTTTTTTGTACGTGCAAGCTAATAGTAAGGTCGTTACTCAGAGAGAGATAATTAAAAAAATGAATATAAATTTACGAAATAGAAACGAAGAAAATATCACTTTAAAAGAAAGAAGTTTACAAAATAGTGATGATTCCGATCAAAAAAATCCATCTTTTTTTAGATAAATTTTTTGGTGAAATACAAAATTATACGGAAAAAGATTATGGAAAAAGATTTGATGGAATAGAAAATATGGCAAATGAATCTATTCTTCAAGAAATGAAAGGTGCTGGATCTGAAGTCGAAACGGCTTCCCACAATATTGAATTTGAAAATAAACTAACAGGTCTGACGGTTTATCAAGACCGTGAAAAGCCACTCCACTTTTTTATCAAAATGGAGCTAGAATATCATACAAAAACATTTGAAAACAAGTCCTATT
This genomic window contains:
- a CDS encoding primase C-terminal domain-containing protein, with product MFDNEAMYQYSSVIDAVVHEGITAFRKKGSKGVLAIRDHYAAVEAASENRKGVQFVVRDKGHLQMEHGVKGFIVTSQEALLTEADKITHWTPNVFRWGTYTDDKRQYIKGFDEQNLQQINTFVVDVDTQQVDVAKMLTASMKVLDQTPTFILHTTAGFQLYFVLDAPTFISNANQFKGLRVAKRIAKNIKHAFANELPNVDCGCNDFGFFRAPNTKNVAFLNLESKFQFQELMNWSKEYTAKNNRPGLQLVSKQAATFDATQQPWFDKIVHLTNVQGRKGQLGRNNVMFTLALACYSSGRSKQEALDLLDQFNSRLQAELKNYKEIEKVVHSAYSKRYKGANLEYIESILETYDSGSEMEHSTPFIFAKPGNSVFRKHKKAREVREYSHFAEWESDLESYLEKQITAGKLYLEKSQRELAEETKIPYASLKKVLKQSSKIISKVQGKGRYAKTLLTTIAIVTEQAIRHALDQKKVKQEKYRAFVETFASAVEYVKGKVYSTSNAESLFVRSNVRGDRTAQLVLEQINKVYQTSPSNDLERSRSS
- a CDS encoding IS3 family transposase, which produces MSTVKPRFRYQKPTVSSTCPNLLKQQFHSKQPNRIWVSDISYIPVKKGFVYLCVILDIFSRKVIAWNVYASMTAKLVCDTVERAVHSRNPVQSVIFHSDRGSQYLSQELRQVQEKYNLIPSYSKLAYPWDNAVTESFFKYMKKEELNRRNFSSLEEVKLACFEYIEGFYNSKRPHSANNFLSPNLKELAFLNDSS
- the istA gene encoding IS21 family transposase, with amino-acid sequence MRKDVLEGVLRHIMNEIHPNFAALAKQYNCDYRTVKRYYEAGLKGDLDKLRERKPSVPPLLHGFEEIIRDKLELNCSAASIFYFLGKKGYKGSYTTIKRYCRKYREEKVQKATIRIETTPGLSAQVDWKENVKMVSRDGEVFYFNIFLYILGYSRMKYLELTFDRTQPTVFQCLVNAFEYCGNGIPQEIWFDNMKTVVDRSKSQFTQTVFNEKFRQFAKDAGFHPIACRPFRPQTKGKVEALARTVERLMVFNYEFTDVQELKQIIYELMQDLNGSVSQAIHNKPRVLLKEELPILAPIHRLELLSYVSRNKRLLRKVSMESMVQYQNAKYSVPVKYIGKEVTLDIRRDNLFVWYGDKCIRTHPISEKALNYQREDSLEILRSDVFKYLEDEELERFVDDNLHAYDDL